Proteins encoded within one genomic window of Candidatus Binataceae bacterium:
- a CDS encoding transglutaminase family protein, producing MILRAIHTTTYTYSETVALCHTEVRLAPRSDHGQSLIEHELTIEPRPDSSVARTDYFGNPVTAFIIDQPHETLRITASSLVETGAGQAIHPGLTPPWEQVREAIARHDSADTFEAYQFVLDSPRVPPTPEFRAYAEQSFTQARPILECAVDLCHRIFTDFKYDQDATTVTTPVTEAMRSRHGVCQDYSHVMIACLRALGLPARYVSGYLRTGDNAIGAHASHAWLSIFCPGFGWLDIDPTNDVLPSTRHVTLAWGRDYSDVPPVKGVALGGGDQTIDVDVRVTPPELVRMTVE from the coding sequence ATGATCCTGCGCGCGATTCACACCACCACCTACACCTACAGCGAGACGGTCGCGCTGTGCCACACCGAAGTGCGCCTGGCGCCGCGCAGCGATCACGGCCAGTCGTTGATTGAGCATGAGCTGACGATCGAGCCGCGTCCGGATTCGTCGGTTGCGCGCACCGATTACTTCGGCAATCCGGTGACTGCGTTCATCATCGATCAGCCGCACGAGACTTTGCGGATCACCGCGTCGAGCCTGGTTGAAACCGGTGCGGGACAGGCGATTCATCCGGGGCTGACGCCGCCGTGGGAGCAGGTGCGCGAGGCGATCGCGCGTCACGACAGCGCCGACACCTTCGAAGCCTACCAGTTTGTGCTCGATTCGCCGCGCGTGCCGCCGACTCCGGAATTCAGGGCGTACGCCGAACAATCGTTCACCCAGGCGCGGCCGATTCTCGAATGCGCGGTGGACCTTTGCCATCGAATTTTCACCGATTTCAAGTACGACCAGGATGCGACGACGGTGACGACGCCCGTGACCGAGGCGATGCGCTCGCGGCACGGCGTATGCCAGGACTATTCGCACGTGATGATCGCGTGCCTGCGCGCGCTCGGACTGCCGGCGCGTTATGTGAGCGGGTACCTTCGCACGGGCGACAACGCGATCGGCGCGCATGCCTCGCACGCGTGGCTATCGATCTTTTGCCCGGGCTTCGGCTGGCTCGACATCGATCCGACCAACGACGTGCTGCCCTCGACCCGCCACGTGACGCTCGCTTGGGGCCGCGATTACTCAGACGTGCCGCCGGTAAAGGGCGTGGCGCTCGGCGGCGGCGATCAAACGATCGACGTGGATGTCCGCGTGACGCCGCCGGAGCTGGTCAGAATGACTGTCGAATAA
- the ppa gene encoding inorganic diphosphatase, protein MDVTKIPPGTNPPDDINVLIEIPQGGVPVKYELDKVSGALFVSRFLHTAMFYPANYGFIPNTLSEDGDPCDCMALSQVPVAPGAVIRCRPIGALLMEDENGIDEKILAVPLDALNPYYDRVGNYTDLPPIMRDQIEHFFRHYKDLERGKWVKVSGWVNREAARELITKAIERFKPH, encoded by the coding sequence ATGGATGTGACCAAGATTCCGCCCGGCACCAATCCACCCGACGACATCAACGTACTGATCGAGATCCCGCAAGGCGGGGTGCCGGTCAAGTACGAGCTCGACAAGGTCTCGGGCGCGCTCTTCGTCAGCCGCTTCCTTCATACCGCGATGTTCTATCCCGCTAACTACGGGTTTATCCCGAACACACTGTCTGAGGACGGCGACCCCTGCGATTGCATGGCGCTGTCGCAGGTGCCGGTCGCGCCCGGCGCGGTCATCAGATGCCGTCCGATCGGCGCGCTGCTAATGGAAGACGAAAACGGCATCGACGAGAAAATCCTCGCCGTGCCGCTCGATGCGCTCAATCCCTATTACGATCGCGTCGGCAACTACACCGATCTGCCGCCGATCATGCGCGATCAGATCGAGCATTTCTTCCGCCACTACAAGGACCTCGAGCGCGGCAAATGGGTGAAAGTCAGCGGATGGGTAAATCGCGAGGCAGCGCGCGAGCTCATCACCAAAGCGATCGAACGCTTCAAACCGCACTGA
- a CDS encoding FecR domain-containing protein has protein sequence MIQLNFRRFAIAAFAVTALVMASTLPALASAGSVGTITLVSGNALLQRGPAATPITTNEPVMLHDTITTGPGADVGIYMADGSTLSITESSIAEIEDSTMVNGNAVISRVKLIKGRVHANVPDVAGTPTRRLQIDSANANVVGPAPSYVH, from the coding sequence ATGATCCAACTCAATTTCCGCCGCTTCGCAATCGCGGCTTTCGCTGTCACCGCACTCGTCATGGCCTCGACGTTGCCTGCGCTCGCCTCGGCAGGTTCGGTCGGCACGATCACTCTGGTCAGCGGCAATGCGTTGCTGCAGCGTGGACCGGCCGCGACGCCGATCACCACCAACGAACCGGTGATGCTGCACGACACGATCACGACCGGACCGGGCGCCGACGTCGGCATCTACATGGCCGACGGCAGCACGCTCTCGATCACCGAATCGAGCATCGCTGAAATCGAAGACAGCACGATGGTCAACGGCAATGCCGTAATCTCACGGGTAAAGCTGATCAAGGGCCGCGTTCACGCCAACGTCCCTGACGTTGCCGGCACGCCGACGCGACGGCTGCAGATCGACTCCGCGAACGCCAACGTCGTCGGGCCCGCGCCCTCATACGTTCACTGA